A genomic region of Catalinimonas niigatensis contains the following coding sequences:
- a CDS encoding sialidase family protein: MMNIQTTYLILPLFITFFLFPNRGSGQDADFSKVPGNVIAYSPAASGQYIGSPSICILPNGDYVASHDLFGPQSTEHVKAISRVYTSSDRGKSWEQISEVNGQFWSKLFTHQGALYFLGTDKHHGNMIIRKSSDGGRSWTEPKDKNSGLIRAGEYHCAPMPVVVHQGRL, from the coding sequence ATGATGAACATACAAACAACCTACTTAATATTGCCACTTTTCATCACATTTTTCCTGTTTCCCAATCGTGGAAGCGGTCAGGATGCTGACTTTTCTAAAGTCCCAGGTAATGTGATTGCCTACAGCCCGGCAGCTTCAGGACAGTACATTGGTTCTCCCAGCATCTGTATTTTGCCCAATGGGGATTATGTGGCATCGCATGATCTGTTTGGTCCCCAATCCACCGAGCATGTCAAGGCTATCTCTAGAGTATATACTTCATCTGACCGGGGCAAAAGCTGGGAGCAGATCAGTGAGGTCAACGGACAATTCTGGTCCAAGCTATTTACCCATCAGGGTGCGCTTTACTTTCTGGGCACAGACAAGCACCACGGCAACATGATCATCCGCAAGTCAAGCGATGGTGGGCGCAGTTGGACTGAGCCTAAAGATAAAAACAGCGGACTGATCCGGGCAGGTGAATATCATTGTGCACCCATGCCTGTAGTGGTTCACCAAGGCCGTCTGTGA